TTCCGAACCATCGAACTTAAATCCGGGACAAGAAGCGATCTCTTTGCCGCATAAGCCGCGTAAGATATAGGATAATAGAAATATTCTTTGGGTTTCAATTTGAATTCCTTGTTGTCCAGTTGTATTGTTACGGAACGCAAAACCCTATTCGAATCTTTCTCCTTAAATAATACGTAAAATCTTTTTCCTTCTCCTTCCGGTCTCTCAATGGGATTTCCAAACTGAGGTTCAAACCATTTTCCAAACACGAGCGAATCTACAAACTCGGGAGGTTTTGTTTCCGATTTCAAATTTTTAAGAGGCAAATGGGATTTCTGCGAAGAACAGGAAAATACAAAAATAAGTAAGTTAAAATATATAAAATATCTTAATGAAAACGACCGGTGAATAATAAACATTAAACCTATGATTTGGATCTTATGAAAATTTAAAATCCTTTCTTTCCACTTCCATATAATGATGATCAGGCACAATACCCGAAGCGCCGGGGAGATTCCTGGTAGCGATCACTTGGAAACCCAAACTTTTATAGAGAGAAATGGCGGGCTCGTTCTCTACGGATACATCTAAGGATATTTTTTTCGATTTCGGATTGGCACTGATCGCATAACGCATCATTTCTTTTGCAATTCCTTTTTTTCTTTCCGATTCGGACACCGCAATATGACCTAAGTACAAACAATCGGATTTGGGAGGTTGAATCATCGCCTCCGCTTTGAGTCCGCGCGTGATTACTCTCAATGCTTTGCTTCCGTAAATGGAAAGAATTCTGATTGCGGTACCGACGGTTAATAATAAGAACACGGGCTGCTTGTAAACAATCAGACTACCCACTACCGAATCTCCTTGGGTAGCTACAAAATGATTGGAATAGGAAATCGTATTTCCCCGTTCCACAAAGGATTTTTGTAAAAAATCAAATGGGCTTGTGGCCCCTTCCTGAAACACAAAAGACCATGCCTTGGGACCTGAAGAATAAATCAAAGGAACTGCTCCCTCTACATCTTTTGGGAGCGCGGGACGAATGGAGAAATCTTTGTTTGTTACATTTGCCATAGGAAAATCTG
The nucleotide sequence above comes from Leptospira kobayashii. Encoded proteins:
- a CDS encoding GNAT family N-acetyltransferase; amino-acid sequence: MANVTNKDFSIRPALPKDVEGAVPLIYSSGPKAWSFVFQEGATSPFDFLQKSFVERGNTISYSNHFVATQGDSVVGSLIVYKQPVFLLLTVGTAIRILSIYGSKALRVITRGLKAEAMIQPPKSDCLYLGHIAVSESERKKGIAKEMMRYAISANPKSKKISLDVSVENEPAISLYKSLGFQVIATRNLPGASGIVPDHHYMEVERKDFKFS